A window from Schistosoma haematobium chromosome 3, whole genome shotgun sequence encodes these proteins:
- a CDS encoding hypothetical protein (EggNog:ENOG410VD12~COG:S), whose protein sequence is MNVKERRQEVRKRGLCYLCLRKGHIAMTCNSGIKCDVENCKVGHNSLLHIDSIDNHVVNLAKDWNSSKVCLGIVPVRLYGPKGCLETYALLDSGSDTSLVCEELINRLGIEGKETSIKVATVNGTTNCECLEVNLEVFSLDERGSIRINKVDHAAPLTELQLKRWKHLKDITLPRLQSNFVGILIGCDAPDAHWVLEQRLGDRKHPFAVRTHLGWMIIGPKGVSRSLHQVQLCHCSTNDILRDLERLYDHEFEDTDTFRNGYSVEDKKALEIVSSSFRLEGGHFQVGLPWKYDKPRLPNNLELAERRLECLRKRFMKDNSLLEKYQVVMNKHLSKGYIIEASEEGFDHDAVCWYIPHHPVINPKKPEKLRIVFDCAAVYQGCSLNDQLLRGPNTVNSLIGVLLRFRLGNVALAADIEEMFLQVKIPRQDRGAFRLSWWEDGDIR, encoded by the coding sequence atgaatgtaaaagAAAGGAGGCAGGAGGTAAGAAAACGTGGTCTATGTTACTTATGTTTAAGGAAAGGTCACATAGCTATGACATGCAACTCAGGCATCAAGTGCGACGTTGAGAATTGCAAGGTTGGGCATAATTCATTATTGCATATTGATAGTATTGATAACCATGTGGTGAACCTAGCTAAGGATTGGAACTCCTCAAAGGTTTGTTTGGGGATCGTTCCAGTCAGACTATACGGTCCCAAAGGATGTTTGGAAACATATGCACTTCTAGATAGTGGTTCGGACACTTCTCTTGTATGTGAAGAATTAATTAATCGGTTGGGTATCGAAGGTAAAGAGACTTCGATAAAGGTGGCTACTGTGAACGGAACTACCAATTGTGAATGTTTGGAGGTAAATTTAGAGGTATTTTCATTAGATGAACGGGGTTCTATAAGGATCAACAAAGTTGATCATGCAGCCCCTTTAACCGAACTCCAACTGAAGCGGTGGAAACATCTGAAGGACATAACCCTTCCTAGGTTGCAAAGTAATTTCGTAGGAATATTGATTGGGTGTGATGCTCCGGATGCACATTGGGTCCTGGAACAACGTCTGGGGGACAGGAAGCATCCGTTTGCTGTGCGTACTCATCTTGGTTGGATGATTATAGGTCCTAAGGGAGTATCAAGGTCTCTACATCAAGTTCAGTTGTGTCATTGTTCCACTAATGATATTTTGCGAGATTTAGAAAGATTATATGATCATGAGTTCGAGGATACAGATACGTTTCGTAATGGATATTCTGTCGAAGATAAAAAAGCTCTAGAAATAGTTAGCAGTTCGTTTAGATTGGAGGGTGGTCATTTCCAAGTTGGTCTACCATGGAAGTATGATAAGCCAAGGCTACCGAATAATTTGGAACTAGCTGAACGCAGACTAGAATGCTTAAGGAAGAGGTTTATGAAAGACAACAGTCTTTTGGAGAAATATCAAGTTgtgatgaataaacatttaagtaAGGGCTACATCATTGAAGCTAGTGAAGAGGGATTTGACCATGATGCTGTTTGTTGGTATATTCCTCATCATCCTGTTATCAACCCTAAAAAGCCTGAAAAATTGAGAATTGTTTTTGATTGTGCGGCTGTCTATCAAGGTTGTTCTCTTAATGACCAGCTTTTGAGAGGACCGAATActgtaaatagtttaattggTGTACTTCTGCGATTCAGATTAGGTAACGTAGCATTAGCTGCTGATATCGAAGAGATGTTTCTTCAAGTAAAGATCCCGAGACAAGACAGGGGAGCATTTCGTCTATCGTGGTGGGAAGACGGTGATATACGATGA